From Falco cherrug isolate bFalChe1 chromosome 4, bFalChe1.pri, whole genome shotgun sequence, one genomic window encodes:
- the USE1 gene encoding vesicle transport protein USE1: MAATRLELNLMRLLSRCEALAAERRDREEWRLEKYVAALEDMLRELNKQASKPAPELLNEYSRKVDFLKGLLEAEKLSSSTEKALANQFLAPGRTPTTTKERTPATKTVHLQTKARCTGKMRSELLGTDPLTIDDYEDLNIRKRKGPASDEKQSAVELDAVLQHHQDMQEKLAEEMLSLARSLKNNTLAAQNVIKQDNQTLSHSLRMADQNFEKLKDESDRLEQHAKKSVNWLLWIMLIVVCFIFISMILFIRIFPKLK; encoded by the exons ATGGCGGCGACGCGGCTGGAGCTCAACCTGATGCGGCTTTTGAGCAGGTGCGAGGCGCTGGCGGCCGAGCGGCGGGACCGCGAGGAGTGGCGGCTGGAGAAG tatGTGGCCGCTCTGGAAGACATGCTCCGAGAGCTGAACAAGCAAGCCAG CAAGCCAGCCCCAGAACTGCTGAATGAATACTCTCGCAAAGTGGACTTCCTAAAGGGGCTTCTAGAGGCTGAAAAATTG TCTTCATCAACTGAAAAGGCTCTGGCCAATCAGTTCTTGGCCCCTGGACGTACCCCTACAACAACCAAAGAGAGAACCCCAGCTACTAAAACAGTTCATCTGCAGACAAAGGCTCGTTGCACAGGCAAGATGAGGAGTGAGCTGCTTGGTACA GACCCCTTGACTATCGATG atTATGAGGACTTAAACATAAGGAAGCGAAA AGGCCCTGCATCTGATGAGAAGCAGTCAGCCGTCGAGCTGGATGCTGTGTTACAGCACCATCAGGATATGCAGGAGAAGTTAGCTGAAGAAATGCTAAGTCTGGCTCGCAGTCTCAAAAACAACACTCTGGCTGCACAGAATGTGATAAAACAAGATAACCAG ACACTGTCGCATTCTCTCAGGATGGCAGACCAGAACTTTGAGAAGCTCAAGGATGAATCTGACCGCCTTGAACAGCATGCAAAGAAATCTGTCAACTGGCTTTTATGGATAATGTTAATTGTAGTTTGTTTTATATTCATCAGCATGATTCTTTTTATCAGGATTTTCCCCAaactaaaatga